GTTCACCTTCTCATGCCCTTTTCGTCGAATGATGGTGGTTCTTACAagctcttctttcctatcTACTTCTCTCTGATGCTCGAGCATATGACGGCGTTCAAGATATTCTTTTCCTTCCTTATCTTTGCTCATGTGTATCATCTATTCTGGTCAAATTCTTCAGGACGGCACTGCAGGGGAAAACGACCTGAGATTCGGGCGGTCTCTTATCAGGGCACTGGTTGAAGTGCAGGTCGGCCAGAACTCTGTCAAGGGACAGAAAAGCCTATCTCTGGATGGTTCTCCATATGCTCTGTTACCTTTCTTCCTAGTTGTTTTTCATGTATGTAATTCCGGTTCGTTTAGAATAAACAAAAGCAGTTTCGTCCCACTCATTCGCAGTAGTACTTGAAGTCCCTCCAAGGCTTTTCTGCATAACGAGATTTTGTTCTTGTTTTGGTCTCAGGATAAAATCAGTGCTCGTCATCAAGACCCCTTCAAAGATATATACATGATCTTATCTCCCCTTATCTCCTCTTATCTGGCTCTTATCGGCCGCTATTATCAGGCGAATGGCGTAGCTCTCACATATTCTTTCTGAACATGTTGCTTTATTCTCAATTATCTGGTTTCTATCTGATATAGTACGAAGGATGCAATGCGCATCTCTTGTTTCCAGACCTCGGTTAATCGGGGTATTGATTTTCTCCTCGCAATGCTTCGCTTATCTAGGACAAGGCGGTGAGTCGGGGTAGGACAGCAGGCAGAAGTCACGGGACGGCAATGGTTTCATTGGGGAAAAAAAGTTCGATCAAAGTTGCCCGCGGGGCTTCATTTTGGATCTTCATCCTTGAATTCACCGAGATTTAGATCGTTCCCTGACATGACTCTACGTCTCTTCTTCTGAATATACATTCTTATTGTTATTAATTCTTTCTCCCAGCTGCTGTCCGCAGCTGAACCCGAATCCAATTGAagcctttttctcttcgtcaCCGTTGTCGGTCACATTGAGCCTTCCGACGCCATGGCCACAAATTCAATCAAGCTTCTGACTGGTAACAGTCACCCTGAACTTGCGAATCTCGTTGCTGCTCGGTATGCGCTTTCACGATCAATATTTACCTTGCCGTGCGGTGACTGACAGCTTTTCTTCGTCGCAGGCTCGGCATCGAGCTGACCAAGATCATGGTCCTGCAGTATTCGAATTCGGAAACAAGTGTCACAATTGGTGAAAGTGTACGAGACGAGGATGGTACTGTCTCCCACCCCTGTTGTCCGGTGGTACAGGCGATGGTATCAGGACATTAAATTAATTTGCTCCTTTTGCTCCCTGCAGTGTTCATCTTGCAGTCCACGAAACCGAACGATATCAATGACGGATTAATGGAGCTTCTTATCATGATCAACGCCTGCAAGACTGCCTCGGCCCGCCGCATCACGGCTGTCATTCCCAACTTCCCCTACGCCCGTCAAGAtaagaaagacaagagcCGTGCGCCGATCACCGCGAAATTGATGGCGAACATGCTCCAAACCGCTGGTTGCAACCATGTCATCACAATGGATCTTCACGCCAGTCAGATTCAGGGCTTCTTTAATGTCCCTGTAGATAACTTGTATGCCGAGCCTAGCATGTTGAAGTGGATCCGGGAACACTTGGATGTGAAGAATTGCGTCATCGTCAGTCCCGATGCCGGTGGTGCGAAGCGGTAAGCACAATTATATTACCCCGCGTTGCGATCGTAAAG
The Aspergillus fumigatus Af293 chromosome 4, whole genome shotgun sequence DNA segment above includes these coding regions:
- a CDS encoding ribose-phosphate diphosphokinase → MATNSIKLLTGNSHPELANLVAARLGIELTKIMVLQYSNSETSVTIGESVRDEDVFILQSTKPNDINDGLMELLIMINACKTASARRITAVIPNFPYARQDKKDKSRAPITAKLMANMLQTAGCNHVITMDLHASQIQGFFNVPVDNLYAEPSMLKWIREHLDVKNCVIVSPDAGGAKRATGIADRLDLQFALIHKERPRPNEVSRMVLVGNVKDKIAIIVDDMADTCGTLVKAADTVMQHGAKEVNAIVVHGILSGNAIENINNSCLKRLVVTNTVPHKEKKELCDKIDTIDISPTLAEACRRTHNGESVSFLFSHAVA